One Pseudomonas abieticivorans genomic region harbors:
- a CDS encoding (R)-mandelonitrile lyase — MTTSSQTIIRSGTKPSIKGPETWFTGSVRIDNAFQLEAPGQATGAIVTFEPGARTFWHAHPQGQVLVVLTGVGWTQCEDGPRTEIRAGDVVTCACGKRHWHGAAATTAMSHLAVTETIDGKNTDWMEPVTQEQYLGGPLVTE, encoded by the coding sequence ATGACCACGTCAAGCCAGACCATCATCCGCAGTGGCACCAAACCCTCGATCAAGGGGCCGGAAACCTGGTTCACCGGCTCGGTGCGTATCGACAACGCTTTCCAATTGGAGGCGCCGGGCCAGGCAACCGGCGCCATCGTCACCTTCGAACCTGGCGCCCGGACCTTTTGGCATGCGCACCCCCAGGGGCAAGTGTTGGTGGTGCTCACGGGGGTGGGTTGGACCCAATGCGAAGACGGTCCGCGAACTGAAATTCGCGCCGGCGACGTCGTTACGTGCGCCTGCGGCAAACGCCATTGGCACGGCGCGGCCGCCACCACGGCGATGTCGCACTTGGCGGTGACCGAAACCATCGACGGCAAGAACACCGACTGGATGGAACCTGTGACCCAAGAGCAATACTTGGGCGGCCCGCTGGTTACCGAGTGA
- a CDS encoding LysR family transcriptional regulator, whose amino-acid sequence MAAPDLNHLVALLTVARERSFTKAAAQLGVSQSSLSRTVTALENQLGMLLLTRTTRSVATTEAGQRLLDSVAPKLEEIEAELQAVAELREKPVGTVRITATDYSANQYVWPKLQGLLREHPELHVELINDYGLSNIVAERFDIGIRLGDQVEKDMIAVRIAPDETLAIVGAPRYLQERPAPRTPHDLTLHNCINLRLPTKDTLMAWELQKDGQSIEVKVAGQLVFNNSYQMLDAALQGFGLAYLPKPLVEAHVQAGRLAWVLEDWFATFTGTHAYYATRRQSSLAVRMVIAALRGVSE is encoded by the coding sequence ATGGCCGCTCCCGATCTTAACCACCTGGTGGCGCTGCTGACGGTGGCGCGTGAACGCAGCTTCACCAAGGCTGCGGCACAACTGGGGGTTTCCCAGTCTTCGCTGAGCAGGACCGTGACAGCGCTGGAAAACCAGCTTGGCATGCTGCTGCTCACCCGCACCACCCGCAGCGTGGCCACCACCGAGGCGGGCCAGCGCCTGCTGGACTCCGTCGCCCCTAAGCTGGAAGAAATCGAAGCCGAGCTGCAGGCTGTCGCCGAACTGCGGGAAAAGCCGGTGGGCACGGTGCGCATTACCGCCACCGACTATTCCGCGAACCAGTATGTCTGGCCAAAACTGCAAGGCTTGCTGCGTGAACACCCCGAGTTGCATGTCGAGCTGATCAACGATTATGGCCTGTCGAATATCGTCGCCGAGCGCTTTGACATCGGCATCCGCCTGGGCGATCAAGTGGAAAAGGACATGATCGCCGTGCGCATCGCACCGGATGAGACCCTGGCAATCGTCGGGGCGCCGCGCTACCTCCAGGAACGCCCCGCCCCGCGAACGCCCCATGACCTGACCTTGCACAATTGCATCAACTTGCGATTGCCCACCAAAGACACCCTGATGGCGTGGGAACTGCAAAAAGACGGGCAAAGCATCGAAGTGAAGGTGGCCGGCCAGTTAGTGTTCAACAACTCCTACCAGATGCTCGATGCCGCGTTGCAGGGCTTCGGCCTGGCCTACCTGCCCAAGCCCTTGGTCGAGGCCCATGTGCAGGCAGGACGGCTCGCTTGGGTGCTGGAGGACTGGTTCGCGACCTTTACCGGCACCCATGCGTACTATGCGACCAGGCGCCAATCATCGTTGGCGGTGCGGATGGTGATCGCAGCGCTTCGCGGCGTAAGCGAGTAA
- a CDS encoding PRC-barrel domain-containing protein, which translates to MLRSMHDLAHYTLGATDGDIGEVKDFYFDDATWVIRYLVVETGTWLASRKVLIAPASIQHCDWQAQRLTLNITREQVKASPDIDTDKPVSRQHEMDYLGYYGYPFYWGTGGLWDAARPDTPLEPKDDVRLRSGKEVTGYHIQAKDGEIGHVHGLLVNEESWAVQYLVVNTSNWWVGHKVLIAPEWIDDISWQEQKVFLDLDRDSVKNSPAYDDTLPLSREHETVLYTHYRRTVYWSVETRVDPPQ; encoded by the coding sequence ATGTTAAGAAGCATGCACGACCTGGCGCACTACACCCTGGGCGCCACCGACGGTGACATTGGCGAGGTGAAGGACTTTTATTTTGACGATGCCACGTGGGTGATCCGCTATCTGGTCGTCGAAACGGGCACCTGGCTTGCCAGCCGCAAAGTGCTGATCGCCCCGGCGTCGATCCAGCACTGCGACTGGCAAGCACAGCGCCTGACCCTGAACATCACCCGCGAGCAGGTCAAGGCCAGCCCGGACATCGACACGGACAAACCCGTGTCGCGCCAGCACGAAATGGACTACCTGGGTTATTACGGCTACCCCTTTTACTGGGGCACCGGCGGGCTGTGGGACGCCGCTCGCCCCGACACCCCCCTGGAGCCCAAGGACGACGTGCGCTTGCGCAGTGGCAAGGAAGTCACGGGTTATCACATCCAGGCCAAGGACGGCGAGATCGGCCATGTGCACGGCCTGCTGGTGAACGAGGAGTCCTGGGCCGTGCAGTACCTGGTGGTCAACACCAGCAATTGGTGGGTAGGGCACAAGGTACTGATTGCCCCGGAATGGATCGATGACATTTCCTGGCAAGAGCAGAAGGTGTTCCTGGACCTGGATCGCGACTCGGTCAAAAACTCACCGGCCTACGACGACACCCTGCCGCTGAGCCGCGAGCATGAAACGGTGCTGTATACCCATTATCGGCGCACGGTGTATTGGTCGGTCGAGACTCGGGTGGATCCGCCACAGTGA
- a CDS encoding acyl-CoA dehydrogenase family protein produces the protein MRGVFREDHNMFRDQARRFVEREIVPYLHEWEKNGIVPKEVWLKAGENGLLCSTVPEEYGGPGGDFGHSAVMIEELARANATAVGFTTHSEIVTPYIVAYGSEAQKQQWLPRMVSGELIGVIAMSEPGIGSDLRAMRTSARQDGDDYIVNGQKTFITNGGNAGLVVTATKLDPAAKELTLICVEETRAGFAKGRLLEKIGLKGQDTAELFFDEVRVPVGNRLGEEGMGFKYLTHQLAWERLIIAIRAAQSIDTLLEETIGYTRERKVFGKPVLDFQNTRFKLAEAKAQATMLRVFVDDCLAKVMRGELTPEIAAMAKLLGSEMQGKLLDEFLQLHGGYGFMSEYKIGRAWVDARVARIYGGTSEIMKEIIGRTL, from the coding sequence ATGCGTGGCGTATTTCGAGAAGACCACAACATGTTCCGTGATCAGGCCCGCCGCTTCGTGGAGCGCGAAATCGTGCCGTACCTGCACGAGTGGGAAAAAAACGGCATCGTGCCCAAGGAGGTCTGGCTCAAGGCCGGTGAAAACGGCTTGTTATGCTCCACGGTGCCGGAAGAGTACGGCGGCCCGGGCGGTGATTTCGGCCACAGCGCGGTGATGATTGAGGAACTGGCGCGTGCCAACGCCACTGCCGTGGGGTTCACCACGCACTCGGAAATCGTCACGCCCTACATCGTCGCCTACGGCAGTGAGGCGCAAAAGCAGCAGTGGCTGCCGCGCATGGTCAGCGGTGAGCTGATTGGCGTGATCGCCATGAGCGAACCGGGCATCGGCAGTGACCTGCGGGCCATGCGCACCTCGGCGCGCCAAGACGGTGACGACTACATCGTCAATGGCCAGAAAACTTTCATCACCAACGGCGGCAACGCCGGCCTGGTGGTGACCGCCACCAAGCTGGACCCGGCGGCCAAGGAACTGACCCTGATCTGCGTCGAGGAGACGCGTGCAGGTTTTGCCAAAGGACGGCTGCTGGAAAAGATCGGCCTGAAGGGCCAGGACACCGCCGAACTGTTCTTTGACGAGGTGCGTGTGCCGGTGGGCAATCGCTTGGGCGAGGAGGGCATGGGCTTCAAGTACCTGACCCATCAACTGGCCTGGGAGCGCTTGATCATCGCGATTCGTGCCGCGCAATCGATCGATACCTTGCTTGAGGAAACCATCGGTTATACCCGTGAGCGCAAGGTGTTCGGCAAACCGGTGCTGGACTTTCAGAACACCCGTTTCAAACTGGCTGAGGCCAAGGCCCAGGCCACCATGCTGCGGGTGTTCGTGGACGACTGCCTGGCCAAGGTGATGCGCGGCGAACTGACCCCTGAGATCGCCGCGATGGCCAAGCTGCTAGGCTCGGAAATGCAGGGCAAGCTGCTCGACGAGTTCTTGCAGTTGCACGGCGGGTACGGCTTCATGAGCGAATACAAGATCGGCCGCGCCTGGGTCGACGCCCGGGTGGCGCGTATTTATGGCGGTACCTCGGAAATCATGAAGGAGATCATTGGCCGTACCCTGTGA
- a CDS encoding crotonase/enoyl-CoA hydratase family protein has product MSPFLQIEREGGIVTVRMNHPETRNALTTPEQIQEFVDLCAQLRVDKTARVMVLTGNGSAFCAGGNVKDMHERGGIFAGSPYELRNTYRDGIQRIPLAIYELEIPVIAAVNGPAVGAGLDLACMCDIRLAAPKAIFAESFVRLGIVPGDGGAWLLPRIIGIPKASLMAFTGDAIDAAKALEWGLVEQVCTHETLQAEAQALARRIASNPGHALRLCKRLLREGQHMRLDSLLELSAAYQALAHHTQDHEEAVAAFVNKRDANYQDR; this is encoded by the coding sequence ATGAGCCCGTTTCTGCAGATCGAGCGCGAGGGCGGCATTGTCACCGTGCGCATGAACCACCCTGAAACCCGCAACGCCCTGACCACGCCCGAGCAGATCCAGGAGTTCGTCGACCTGTGCGCGCAATTGCGCGTGGACAAGACGGCGCGGGTCATGGTGCTCACCGGCAACGGCAGCGCGTTCTGTGCCGGTGGCAACGTCAAGGACATGCATGAGCGTGGCGGTATCTTCGCAGGCTCCCCCTATGAGCTACGCAACACCTACCGCGATGGCATCCAGCGTATCCCGTTGGCGATCTACGAGCTGGAAATACCGGTGATCGCCGCCGTCAACGGCCCGGCCGTGGGCGCCGGGCTCGACCTGGCCTGCATGTGCGACATCCGGTTGGCGGCGCCCAAGGCGATCTTTGCCGAGAGCTTCGTGCGCCTGGGGATCGTGCCCGGTGACGGCGGCGCCTGGCTGTTGCCGCGCATCATCGGCATACCCAAGGCCAGCCTGATGGCCTTTACCGGGGACGCCATCGATGCGGCCAAGGCGCTGGAATGGGGGCTGGTGGAGCAAGTGTGCACCCACGAAACGCTGCAAGCGGAGGCGCAGGCCCTGGCCCGGCGGATCGCCAGCAACCCGGGCCATGCGCTGCGACTGTGCAAGCGGTTGCTGCGCGAAGGCCAGCACATGCGCCTGGATTCTTTGCTCGAATTGTCCGCCGCCTACCAGGCGCTGGCGCATCACACCCAGGACCATGAGGAAGCGGTGGCCGCGTTCGTGAACAAGCGCGACGCCAACTACCAGGACCGCTGA
- a CDS encoding acyl-CoA dehydrogenase: MRELFESTIERLFADLATPACAMACEGGVWPTALWGALDESGFTLAGVSEALGGAQASWADMYVLVRAAGRHCVPAPLAEALLGNWLLSKAGLEGYAGALSFTAGTDVHVAGEQAHGTARAVPWGRNVDALVAVANTASGAPRVVLLQRSAASTLATHLNVAGEPRDDLHFNGARVLAQAPLPEGVGANVLELGGAMLRSAQIAGALHALLDMTANYARERQQFGKAIGSFQAIQQQLAVFAEQAAAAAIAAEAGFAESGDGLAELTIAAAKISTGEAASVGAGIAHSVHGAIGFTEEYPLHLLTRRLWAWRSEFGSASLWSQLLGVRVCRAGSEGYWPLLTQHGQQSLTPRVSTVR; the protein is encoded by the coding sequence ATGCGCGAACTATTTGAATCGACGATTGAACGCCTATTCGCCGACCTGGCGACGCCAGCCTGTGCCATGGCCTGCGAAGGCGGGGTGTGGCCTACGGCGCTGTGGGGCGCGCTGGACGAGTCCGGCTTTACCCTGGCCGGTGTCAGTGAAGCGCTGGGCGGCGCCCAGGCCAGTTGGGCCGACATGTACGTGTTGGTGCGTGCGGCGGGGCGCCATTGCGTGCCGGCGCCCTTGGCCGAGGCGTTGTTGGGCAACTGGCTGTTGAGCAAGGCCGGCTTGGAAGGGTACGCCGGGGCCTTGAGTTTCACCGCCGGCACGGATGTGCACGTTGCAGGCGAGCAGGCGCATGGCACTGCCCGCGCCGTGCCCTGGGGGCGCAATGTCGATGCGCTGGTGGCAGTGGCCAACACGGCCTCTGGCGCCCCTCGGGTCGTGCTGCTGCAACGCAGCGCCGCCAGTACGCTGGCCACCCACCTGAATGTGGCGGGCGAGCCGCGCGACGACCTGCACTTCAATGGCGCCCGGGTGTTGGCCCAGGCACCGCTGCCGGAAGGGGTGGGCGCCAACGTGCTGGAACTGGGGGGCGCGATGCTGCGCTCGGCGCAGATCGCCGGCGCGCTGCACGCCTTGCTGGACATGACCGCCAACTACGCCCGCGAACGCCAGCAGTTCGGCAAGGCCATCGGGTCGTTCCAGGCCATTCAACAACAACTGGCGGTATTTGCCGAACAGGCGGCCGCCGCTGCCATCGCCGCCGAGGCAGGGTTTGCCGAATCTGGCGATGGCCTGGCCGAGCTGACCATTGCCGCGGCCAAGATCAGCACGGGGGAGGCGGCCAGCGTTGGCGCCGGCATTGCCCACTCCGTGCACGGGGCCATCGGTTTTACCGAGGAATACCCGCTGCACCTGCTTACCCGCAGGTTATGGGCATGGCGCAGCGAGTTCGGCTCCGCCAGCCTGTGGAGCCAGCTCCTGGGCGTGCGGGTTTGCCGGGCAGGCAGCGAGGGCTACTGGCCGTTGCTCACCCAGCACGGTCAGCAATCGTTAACCCCACGTGTGAGTACTGTGCGATGA
- a CDS encoding acyl-CoA dehydrogenase family protein: MAISQFSYSTIAADAEALRAHVRGFIEATLADYPITRRAESWMGFDAHFSRQLGAQGWVGMALPKAYGGAAAGPFARYVIIEELLAAGAPVSAHWIADRQSGPLINRFGTEAQKQHYLPPICRGESYFCIGMSEPNSGSDLASIKSRAVRDGDSWVLSGQKVWTTNAHHSHYMIALVRTGEQQAARHEGMSQFIVDLSLPGITIRPIRDLAGGEHFNEVFFDQVRLPADALIGTEGKGWDQVTAELAFERSGPERFLSCIALLKGLVDAVGAKPDALQAREIGRLSAKLLTLRNMSLSVTAQLAAGENPAWAASCVKDLGNAFEQEIPEVAHLLLEAEPRQQGGNAYSQVLAYLTQMAPSFSLRGGTREILRGIIARGLGLR, from the coding sequence ATGGCCATCAGCCAATTTTCCTACAGCACTATTGCGGCCGACGCCGAAGCGCTTCGCGCGCACGTTCGAGGGTTTATCGAGGCCACGTTGGCCGATTACCCGATCACCCGGCGGGCCGAGTCATGGATGGGCTTCGATGCTCACTTCAGTCGGCAACTGGGTGCCCAGGGCTGGGTTGGCATGGCGTTGCCCAAGGCCTACGGCGGCGCTGCCGCCGGGCCGTTCGCGCGCTATGTGATTATCGAGGAACTGCTGGCGGCGGGTGCGCCAGTGTCGGCCCACTGGATTGCCGATCGGCAAAGCGGGCCACTGATCAATCGCTTTGGCACCGAGGCGCAGAAGCAGCACTACCTGCCACCGATCTGCCGGGGTGAAAGCTACTTTTGCATTGGCATGAGCGAGCCCAATTCGGGCTCCGACCTGGCGTCGATCAAGAGCCGTGCGGTGCGCGACGGCGACAGCTGGGTGCTCAGCGGGCAAAAGGTCTGGACCACCAACGCACACCATTCGCACTACATGATCGCCCTGGTGCGCACGGGCGAACAGCAGGCGGCGCGCCATGAGGGCATGTCGCAGTTCATCGTCGACCTGAGCCTGCCGGGCATCACCATTCGGCCCATCCGCGACCTGGCGGGGGGCGAACACTTCAACGAGGTGTTTTTCGACCAGGTGCGCCTGCCGGCCGACGCCTTGATTGGGACCGAAGGCAAGGGCTGGGACCAGGTAACCGCCGAGCTTGCGTTCGAGCGCAGCGGCCCGGAGCGCTTTCTCAGTTGCATCGCGCTGCTCAAGGGCCTGGTCGATGCCGTGGGCGCGAAGCCTGATGCTTTGCAGGCGCGGGAAATCGGCCGGCTTTCGGCCAAGTTGCTGACGCTGCGCAATATGTCGTTGTCGGTCACCGCGCAACTGGCCGCAGGCGAAAACCCGGCGTGGGCAGCGTCCTGTGTGAAAGACCTGGGCAATGCCTTCGAGCAGGAAATACCTGAAGTGGCGCACCTGCTGCTGGAGGCCGAGCCACGCCAGCAGGGCGGCAACGCGTATTCGCAGGTACTGGCCTACCTGACACAAATGGCGCCGTCGTTCTCGCTGCGCGGCGGCACTCGCGAAATTCTGCGGGGCATCATTGCCCGTGGCCTGGGGTTGCGATAA
- a CDS encoding amidohydrolase family protein has translation MKVEDLILVSVDDHAIEPPNAFARHMPARFKGREPHVVKKGERDVWVFEEQATGYMGLNSVVGRPKEEYGMEPLGYEQMRRGTWNIKDRVDDMNANGVLGSLCFPTFPGFAGQRFQVHADRDVSLAAIQAYNDWHLHDWCNAAPGRFIPLMIVPWWDMKAAVAEVERLARQGVHALSLSDNPAIHGYPSIHSDYWDPLWKVCSDNKVVICCHIGTGVKANHASDMSPIDAWITSMPISIANSAADWIWAPMWKKFPDLRMALSEGGIGWIPYLLERADFTHRHHNAWTNSNFGGKMPSDIFNKHFVTCFIEDKFGLQNLNFLNTDMVTWESDYPHSDCTWPNSPETAWEGLQHLDKAMIDKVTHLNAMREFSYDPFSIHPRETCTVAALRAKATHVSIEPALGLGGADHGRDDNKPVTSGDINAMFAQADAQTAL, from the coding sequence ATGAAAGTTGAAGATCTGATTCTTGTCAGCGTCGATGACCACGCGATCGAGCCGCCAAACGCTTTTGCTCGCCACATGCCGGCCCGCTTCAAGGGCCGCGAGCCGCACGTGGTCAAGAAGGGCGAGCGCGACGTGTGGGTGTTCGAGGAGCAGGCCACCGGCTACATGGGCTTGAACTCGGTGGTCGGCCGGCCGAAAGAGGAATACGGCATGGAGCCGCTGGGCTACGAGCAGATGCGTCGTGGCACCTGGAACATCAAGGACCGTGTCGACGACATGAACGCCAATGGCGTGCTCGGCTCATTGTGCTTCCCGACCTTCCCAGGCTTTGCCGGGCAGCGCTTCCAGGTACATGCCGACCGTGACGTGTCGCTGGCGGCCATCCAGGCCTACAACGACTGGCACTTGCACGATTGGTGCAACGCCGCGCCGGGTCGCTTCATCCCGCTGATGATCGTGCCGTGGTGGGACATGAAAGCCGCCGTCGCCGAAGTCGAGCGCCTGGCCCGCCAGGGCGTGCACGCGCTATCGCTGTCGGACAACCCGGCCATTCACGGCTACCCCTCGATCCACAGCGATTACTGGGACCCACTGTGGAAAGTCTGCAGCGACAACAAGGTGGTGATCTGCTGCCATATCGGCACCGGCGTCAAGGCCAACCACGCCTCCGACATGTCGCCGATCGATGCCTGGATCACCTCCATGCCGATCTCCATCGCCAACTCGGCTGCCGACTGGATCTGGGCGCCGATGTGGAAAAAATTCCCCGACCTGCGCATGGCGCTTTCTGAAGGTGGCATCGGCTGGATCCCGTACCTGCTAGAGCGCGCGGACTTCACCCACCGCCATCACAACGCCTGGACCAACTCCAACTTCGGCGGGAAGATGCCCAGCGACATCTTCAACAAGCATTTCGTCACCTGCTTTATCGAAGACAAATTTGGCCTGCAGAATCTCAACTTCCTGAACACCGACATGGTCACCTGGGAAAGCGACTATCCGCACTCCGACTGCACCTGGCCGAACTCGCCGGAAACCGCATGGGAAGGGCTGCAACACCTGGACAAGGCGATGATCGACAAGGTCACCCACCTGAACGCCATGCGCGAGTTCTCCTACGACCCGTTCTCGATCCACCCACGTGAAACCTGCACGGTCGCAGCCCTCAGGGCCAAGGCCACCCACGTCAGCATCGAGCCGGCCCTGGGGCTGGGGGGGGCCGATCATGGTCGCGACGACAACAAACCGGTGACCTCTGGCGATATCAACGCGATGTTCGCCCAGGCGGACGCGCAAACCGCGTTGTAG
- a CDS encoding cytochrome P450 has product MSTPAHNDLTKAFTDVASNYRGNSDIDLHATYRDMRANSPVLQDNFMARLGVPSIAGLDASRPTFTLFKYDDVMAVMRDAGTFTSGFIAEGLGAFFDGLILTAMDGDAHKHIRSLLQPVFMPETVNRWKETKIDRVIREEYIKPMVAAKGADLMDFALYFPIRVIYALIGFPEDRPEQIEQYAAWALAILAGPQVDPEKAAAARGAAMEAAKALYDVVKVVVAERRAQGASGDDLISRLINAEYQGRSLDDHEIATFVRSLLPAASETTTRTFGTLMSLLLQHPEMLERVRADRSLVNKAIDEAVRFEPVATFKVRQAAKDLEIRGVAIPKGAMVQCIVTSANRDEDAFERADTFDIDRKPKPSFGFGFGPHMCIGQFVAKTEINCALNAILDLLPNIRLDPAKPAPRIEGAQLRGPHYLHVLWD; this is encoded by the coding sequence ATGTCCACACCGGCACACAATGACCTGACCAAGGCCTTTACCGATGTCGCCAGCAATTACCGTGGCAACAGTGACATCGACCTGCACGCTACCTACCGCGACATGCGCGCCAACTCACCGGTGCTGCAGGACAACTTCATGGCCCGCCTGGGCGTACCGAGCATTGCCGGGCTGGACGCCAGCCGGCCGACCTTTACCCTGTTCAAATACGACGACGTGATGGCGGTGATGCGCGATGCCGGCACGTTCACCAGCGGCTTTATTGCCGAAGGCCTGGGCGCTTTCTTCGACGGCTTGATCCTGACCGCGATGGACGGCGATGCGCACAAGCACATCCGCAGCCTGCTGCAACCGGTGTTCATGCCCGAAACCGTCAACCGCTGGAAAGAAACCAAGATCGACCGGGTGATCCGCGAGGAATACATCAAGCCCATGGTGGCGGCCAAAGGCGCCGACCTGATGGATTTCGCCCTGTATTTCCCGATCCGGGTCATTTACGCCCTGATCGGTTTTCCGGAAGACCGCCCCGAACAGATCGAGCAGTACGCGGCCTGGGCCCTGGCGATCCTGGCCGGGCCCCAGGTAGATCCCGAAAAAGCTGCTGCCGCCCGCGGCGCCGCGATGGAAGCGGCCAAAGCCCTGTACGACGTGGTCAAGGTGGTGGTGGCCGAGCGTCGGGCGCAAGGGGCCAGCGGCGACGACCTGATCAGCCGGCTGATCAACGCCGAGTACCAGGGGCGCTCCCTGGACGATCACGAAATCGCCACTTTCGTGCGCTCGCTGCTGCCAGCTGCCAGCGAGACCACCACACGCACCTTCGGCACTTTGATGTCGCTGCTGTTGCAGCACCCCGAGATGCTTGAGCGCGTGCGCGCAGACCGCAGCCTGGTCAACAAGGCCATTGACGAGGCGGTGCGTTTCGAGCCGGTGGCCACCTTCAAGGTGCGCCAGGCCGCCAAGGACCTGGAGATCCGCGGCGTGGCGATTCCCAAGGGGGCGATGGTGCAGTGCATCGTGACCTCGGCCAACCGCGACGAAGACGCCTTCGAGCGCGCCGACACGTTCGACATCGACCGCAAGCCCAAGCCCTCGTTCGGCTTCGGCTTTGGCCCGCACATGTGCATCGGCCAGTTCGTGGCCAAGACCGAAATCAATTGCGCGCTCAATGCCATTCTCGACCTGTTGCCCAACATCCGGCTGGACCCTGCCAAGCCAGCGCCGCGCATCGAGGGCGCCCAGTTGCGTGGGCCGCATTACCTGCACGTACTGTGGGATTAA
- a CDS encoding carboxymuconolactone decarboxylase family protein, whose translation MARLPLIAVQAMPAALQDAVERGLHSRMLSATTPVQVWAHRPEAALAWLALMETLHAGSLLDERLRELVRLKIASITTCQACRLARKSDTVTEQDIACMASGSAHFTAPEQAALAYAELFAGDYLAIDEQHFALLATFYSPAQVVELSMYCALMLAGGRMTAVQQAY comes from the coding sequence GTGGCGCGCCTGCCACTGATTGCCGTACAGGCCATGCCGGCCGCGTTGCAGGATGCGGTCGAGCGCGGCCTGCACAGCCGCATGCTCAGCGCCACCACGCCGGTGCAAGTTTGGGCTCACCGGCCAGAGGCGGCGCTGGCCTGGCTGGCACTGATGGAAACCCTGCACGCGGGCAGCCTGCTGGACGAGCGCCTGCGCGAACTGGTGCGGCTCAAGATCGCCAGCATCACCACGTGCCAGGCCTGCCGGCTGGCGCGCAAATCGGACACGGTCACCGAACAGGACATTGCCTGCATGGCCTCCGGCAGCGCGCACTTCACCGCGCCCGAGCAGGCGGCGCTGGCGTATGCCGAGCTGTTTGCCGGCGATTACCTGGCCATTGACGAACAACATTTCGCCCTGCTGGCGACGTTTTACTCGCCGGCGCAGGTGGTGGAGCTCTCGATGTACTGCGCGCTGATGCTGGCCGGCGGGCGCATGACCGCGGTGCAGCAGGCGTATTGA
- a CDS encoding thiolase family protein, with product MKDIVILDAVRTPIGRFRGSLAGVRADHLGAWVIDRLLQRMELAPSHVDDVIFGCVTQIGEQSANIARTALLGAGWPVTIPGLTIDRKCGSGEVAVHLAAGMIAAGAAHVVVAGGAENMSRVPMGSNREIHGEAFGWMAAQRHELTSQGEAAERIASKYGISREALDQFALTSQQRAAAACDAGYFDNEIVPVSVAELRERDRVEPALVLSRDETIRRDTSLEKLSTLKTSFRPEHGRITAGNSSQISDGAAALLVMAGDTARKLGLRARARIVAFTTVGSDPTLMLTGPIAATHKVLAMAGLSLADIDLFEVNEAFASVPLAWMQETGVPHHKLNVNGGAIALGHPLGASGARLMTTLLNELERRGARYGLQAICCAGGMGTATIIERLD from the coding sequence ATGAAGGACATCGTGATCCTGGATGCCGTGCGCACCCCCATCGGTAGGTTCCGTGGCAGCCTGGCAGGCGTGCGCGCCGATCACCTGGGCGCGTGGGTGATCGACCGCCTGTTGCAGCGCATGGAGCTTGCGCCCAGCCACGTCGACGACGTGATTTTCGGCTGTGTCACCCAGATTGGCGAGCAGTCGGCCAATATCGCCCGCACCGCGCTGCTGGGCGCCGGGTGGCCGGTGACCATCCCGGGCCTGACCATCGACCGCAAATGCGGCTCGGGTGAAGTGGCTGTGCACCTGGCGGCGGGCATGATTGCCGCCGGCGCTGCCCATGTGGTGGTGGCGGGGGGCGCGGAGAACATGAGCCGCGTGCCCATGGGCAGCAACCGCGAGATCCATGGCGAGGCGTTCGGCTGGATGGCTGCGCAACGCCATGAGTTGACCAGCCAGGGCGAGGCGGCCGAACGCATCGCCAGCAAGTATGGCATCAGCCGCGAGGCGCTGGACCAATTTGCGCTGACCAGCCAGCAGCGTGCGGCCGCCGCCTGCGATGCCGGCTATTTCGATAATGAAATCGTGCCGGTGTCGGTCGCCGAACTGCGCGAGCGCGACCGGGTAGAGCCGGCCCTGGTGCTGAGCCGCGACGAAACCATTCGCCGTGACACTTCGTTGGAGAAGCTCTCGACCCTCAAGACCAGCTTTCGCCCGGAACATGGGCGTATCACCGCCGGCAATTCGTCGCAGATATCCGATGGTGCCGCGGCGTTGCTGGTGATGGCCGGTGATACCGCGCGCAAGCTGGGGCTGCGGGCGCGGGCGCGGATCGTCGCGTTCACCACGGTTGGCTCCGACCCCACGCTGATGCTGACCGGGCCCATCGCCGCCACCCACAAGGTGCTGGCCATGGCCGGGTTGAGCCTGGCCGACATCGACCTGTTTGAAGTGAACGAAGCGTTCGCCTCGGTACCCTTGGCCTGGATGCAGGAGACCGGCGTGCCCCACCACAAGCTCAACGTCAATGGCGGCGCGATTGCCCTGGGGCACCCGCTGGGCGCCAGTGGTGCGCGGCTGATGACCACCTTGCTCAATGAGCTTGAGCGGCGCGGCGCGCGTTATGGCCTGCAAGCCATTTGCTGCGCCGGTGGCATGGGCACGGCGACCATCATCGAGCGGTTGGATTGA